The Streptomyces sp. NBC_00597 DNA segment TCGGTGCGCTGCAGCTCGCCGTCCTGGCCGGGGCCGCCCTGCTGCTCGTCGCACACCTCCTGACGGAGCGCCAGGAGGGCGAGCGCGTCCTGCTCACCGCGCGCGGCGCGTCCCGTCGCCGGCTCGGCGTGCTGAGCGCGGCCGAATCGCTGCTGCTCGCCCTGCCCGCCGCCGTCCTCGCACCGCTGCTCACCCCGGCGCTGCTGCGCCTGCTCGGCGGGTTCGGGCCGCTCGCCCGGGTGCCGATGCGCCCCACCGGGACCTGGCTGCTCTGGCCGGTCGCGGCGGGCTGCGCGCTCGCCTGCGTACTGCTGGCCGCGCTGCCCGCCGTACTGCGCGGCGCCGCGGCCGCGGCCCTGCGCCGCACTGGACGCCGCCAGGCCCTGGTCGCCGGAGCCGCCCGTTCGGGCGCCGACCTGGCACTGCTGGCCCTCGCCGCGCTCGCCTACCAGCAGCTGGCCCAACACGGCGAGGACGGACTCACCGCCGGTACGTCGGCTCCCGGCGGCCGCCTCGGCGTGGATCCGGTGCTGGTGGCCGCGCCGACGCTGGCCCTGTGCGCGGGCACGCTCCTGGTACTGCGACTGCTGCCGCTCGCCGCGCGGCTGGGCGGGCGGATCGCCGCGCGGGGCCGCGGCCTTGGCCCGGCACTCGTGGGCTGGCAGCTCGCGCGCCGGCCCGGGCGGGCCACCGGACCCGTGCTGCTGCTCGTACTCGCCGTCTCCAGCGGGGTCCTGGCCCTCGGACAGCACACGGCCTGGTCGGCTTCCCAGCGTGACCAGGCCGAGTTCGCCACCGCCGGGGGGCTGCGGATCTCCGGCAGCGACCTCGCGGCGATGGGCCAGGGCGGCCGGTACGCGGCGCTGCCCGGCGGCGGGGCGGTGATACCGGTGATCCGCAAGCCGCAGGAGCTGCCGGGCGGGCGGGTCGCCCAGGTACTCGCGCTGGACGCGGCCGGGGTGGCCGAACGGGTGCCGCTGCGGGCCGACTTGCGCGACGGGCGCGGGATGGGCGAGTTGTTCGCCCCCCTGTCCGCGCCGACCGCCTCCCGGGCGACCGGCATCGTCCTGCCCGGGCGGCCGCAGCGCATCGACCTCGACGTGGAACTTCGGGTGTCGGGCAGCGACAACGGTCACGCCGGGCTCGGGCTGCTGCTGCGCGACCGGTTCGGGCTCACCTATCGGGCACCGATGGCCCAGCTGCCCACGGGCGGTGCGACGACCGTCTCGGTGGACCTGGGCGCGCTGACCGGCGCCCCGCTGGGTTCGGCCGCGGCGCCGCTGACCCTCGCCGGGATCGCGGTGTCGTACGTCCCGGGCGAGAGCGGCGCCTCGGACTTCGCCGTGCCCGAGCCGCCGGACGCCGGCGGCGAGTTGACCGTACGCCGGCTGTCCGTCGCCGACGCTCCGGCCGGCCGGGCCGAACCGGTGCCGACCCCGGCCACGGCTGGCGCGGGCGGCTGGACGCTGACCGCTCCCGCGCTGACCGGCGGCTCCCCCGCCGCGGAACTGCTGCCGGGCGCACAGGACGGTGCGGAGCTGGTACGGCTGCGCTACCGGGGTGGCAGCAAGGCCGCGGGCGGGATCCAGCTGGCGCTGGCCCCGCCGGGCGTGCAGACCATCGCCGAGGTGCCGGGCATCGCCACCCGCGCCTATCTCGCCGGGGTCGGCGCGGCCGTCGGCGACCTGGTCCCCGTCCCGCTGGGCGGCGCATCGGTGCCGGTGCGGATCACGGCCGCGATCGGCTCGCTGCCCGTCGCCGGGGACACCGCGCTCGCTGTCGACCTGGACGCCGTGGGACGCCTGCTGGCGGCCGGCGGCGCACGGGAACTGCCCGCGCCCACCGAGTGGTGGCTGCCCGCGAAGTCCGCCGACGACACCGCGCCCGCCCGCGCCGCCGCCGAACTGCGGGCCGGCGCCGGGGTGCAGCAGGTACGGCTGCGCGGGGAGGTCGCCGCCGGGCTGCTGGACGACCCGCTGAGCGCAGGCCCGCAGAGCGCGCTGGCCGCCCTCGCCGCGGCCTGCGCGGTGCTCGCGGCCATCGGATTCGCGGCCTCCGCGGCGGCGGGCGCCCGGGAGCGGGCCCGGGATTCGGCGGTACTGATGGCGCTCGGGGCGTCCCGGCGGAGCTTGGCCCGGACGGCGGCGGCCGAGAGCTGCCTGCTGGTCGGGCTCGGCAGCGCCGTCGGGGTCGGGCTGGGCGCCGCGATCGTCCATCTGGTGGTGCCGCTGGTGGTGCTGACGCCCGCCGCGCGCCGCCCCGTGCCGCAGGTGCTGGTCGACCTGCCCGGCGGCATGACCCTGCTGCTGACCGCCGCGGTCGCCGCGGTACCGCTGCTGTCGGCGGTGCTCGGCGGCCGCCGCGACCGGAACGTCTCGAACGCGGCCGCCCGGCTGCGGCACGTGGAGGAGATGTGACCAGGCCCGCAGAGACACCGGACGGCCCGCCGGGCCACGCGGCCGCGGACGGCCGGAGAACCGGGGACGGGCGGGGAACCGGGGACCGGTCGGCGCCGTGGGTCCGGACCCGGCTGCGGTCGGCGCCGTCGAGCGCCGTGCTCGCCGCGGCGCTCGCCTTCGTCGCCGTCCTGCTGGCGGCCGCCCTGCCGCGCGCGGTGGACCGGGGCGCCGATCAGGCGCTTCGCTCGTTCCTCCACGACCGGGGGCCCGCCGCGACGAGTCTGCTCGCGACCTCCGAGGCGAGGTACGGCAAGCAGTCCGTCGAGGAGCTGGACTCCGTTCGGGCCGCGCTGGTCGCCCGTACCGGCGTCGGCTTCGCCGTCGCCCCCTCGGGGCCGGTCCACGGCTCCCAGGCGGTCAAGGCGCGCGCCCTCGGCAATCCCGAACTGCCCCGCCCCGAAGGTGTTTCGCCCAAGCTGGACCTGCTGCACCTGCGGGAGGCCGCCGCGCACACCGAGCTGGTCGCCGGGCGCTGGCCCGGCGGCGGCGTCCCGGACGGGCCCGTGCCCGTCGCGCTGTCCCAGCAGGCCGCGCAGACCCTGGGCGTCCGGATCGGCACGGTGCTGGAGGCCGTGGCGAGCGGCTCCGCCCCGCCGATGAGCGCCGAGGTGGTCGGCCTCTACCGGGCCACTGACGAGGCCGACGTCTACTGGGCCGGGCTGCCCTGTCTCACCCATGCCTGCGAGAAGACCACCCCCGCCGTTCCGCCCCAGCGGTACTGGCAGACCGCCGCCCTCGTGGGGCCCGACGGGCTCGACCGGCTCGGGCAATGGGGCGAGGGCTCCGAGGACTTCTGGCGGATCCCCGTGGACACCGGCCGGCTGCGCGCCGACCGGTTGCCCGACGTCGCCGCCGAGATCGCCGCGTACGTGAGCGGCCCGACCACCACCGATCTGCGGCGCGCCACCCTGCGGGGCGACCTGCGGATCACCTCGCGGCTGCCGGAGCTGTTCAAGCAGGCCCGGGCCCGGCAGGAGGCGGCCGCGCCGCTCGCCGCGATCGGGCCGGCGGGCGTCGCCGGCGTGGCCGCCGTGGTGTTCTGCTTGGCCGCCGCCCTCACCGCGGACCGGCGGGAGTCGGAACTGCGCCTGTTGCTGGCCCGGGGCGGCTCGCCGGGCGGCATCGTCGGCCGGCTGCTCGGCGAGGGCGCCGTGACCGTCCTGCCCGCCGCCTCGCTCGCGACCGGGCTCGCGACATGGCTGCTGCCGACCCCCCGGTGGACCGCCACCCTGCTCGCGGCGGGCGCCGTCACCCTGCTGGCCCTGCTGGCCTTCCCGGTACGGGCCGCCGTACTGCTGTCCGCCCGGCGCCTCGGGCCGGCGCCGCGCCGCCGGCTGGTCGCCGAACTGCTGGTCGTCGCAGCCACCGCCGCGGCCGTGTTCGAAGTCCGCAGTCGCGGGGTCGCCCCCGCCGGTGAGGGCCTGGACCCGCTGCTCGTCGCCGCCCCGCTGCTGCTCGCCCTGTGCGGCGGCCTGGTCCTGGCCCGGCTCCAGCCCGTCCTCGTGGGGGCACTGGCCCGGGCGGCCGGGCGGCGGCCCGGTCTGGTCGGCTTCCTCGGTCTGGCGCGCGCCGCCCGGGGCACCGGCGGCCGGGCCCGGCCCTCGGTGCTGCCGCTGATCGCCCTGCTGCTGGCCGTCACCACGGGCGGGTTCGGGGCCACGGTGCTGGAGGCGGTGGACGCCGGCCGGCTGCAGGTGGCCCGCCTCACCGTCGGCGGTGACGTCCAGATCACGGCGCCGTACGGGGGCGCCGTGCCCCAGTCGATGGCGGGGGCCGCTGCCGCGCTGCCGGGCGTCCGGACGTCGGTCGGGGTGTGGACGGACGACCAGGCGTTCGTGTTCGGCACCGACCAGGGCTCGACCCAGGTCACGGTGATCGTCGCAGAACCCGTGGCGTACGCGGAACTGGCCCGGACCATCGGGCGCGGGCAGTTCGACCCGGCTCTGCTCTCGGGCGCCGGCAGTGCGGACTCCGCCGACGCCCCGCTGCCCGCCCTGTTCAGCAGCGCCCTGGCCAAGGTGGCGGCGAGCGGCACCTACCGGCTGAGCCTCGGCGGCGGCGGCGAACTGCGGATCGGCTCGGTCGGCGTGGTCGACGGGACCCCGGCCAGGGCCGGGACGGGCGGTGCCGTCGTCGTCCTGCCGGCCGGGCCCACCACCGCGCGGGTGCCCCGGACCGGGGAACCCGACCGGTGGTTCGCGACCGGGGAGGTCGACGGGGCCCGGCTGCGGGAGGCCGTCCGGGCGAACGCCCCGGCCGGGACGGCCGGGCGGTATTCCGTCCGTACCAGCGCCACCGTGGCCGCCGAGCTGGGCAGCGATCCGCTCCAGCGTGCGGCGGGCCGGCTGTTCTGGGCTTCCGTGGCAGGGGCCGCGGGCTTCGCCCTGCTGGCCGTGCTGCTCACGCTGGTACGGGCGGCGCCCGAACGGGCCGCGCTGCTGGCGCGCCTGCGCACGATGGGCCTGCGGCCCCGGGACGGCTTCCGGTTGATCCTGACGGAGGCACTGCCCCAGGCGCTGGCCGCCACCCTCGGCGGCGCACTCGTCGCGGCCGCGGCCGTCGCCCTGCTGGGACCGGCCATGGACCTGTCCGCCCTGGTCGGCTCGACGGTGCCCGCGGGGCTCCGGCTGACGGCGCTGCCCGTACTGACCCAGGCGCTGGGGCTGGCCGTCCTGGTCACCGCGGCCGTGCTCGCCGAAGCGGGGATATCCGGACGGCGTCAGATCACCACCGAGTTGAGAGCGGGAGACCAGCGTTGAACAGCGACCAGCCGACCTTCGAGGAGCTGCGCCGGCAGGCCCTGGCCGCCTCGGGACCGCGCACCCAGCGGGCGGACACCGCCATCGCCTGTGACCGCCTGGTCCGCATCTTCAGCG contains these protein-coding regions:
- a CDS encoding FtsX-like permease family protein; its protein translation is MLGFVVRRLRGRVPLSAAVLLTVLITTTVLTALSAFTRDVGEAGLRQALQGPDRARTTVLVTGEHAAADRGTDDEAVRAFAEGLFGRLPVAVESVARSRSFGLPGARTPGKDADLTLLAAFDQKHVRLLAGAWPQPVTAPGGRLPVAVPRAALTRLGLSPQALPAEVRLDDRYGGAPLTVLVTGVYRTADPDAPYWRLDPLGGRELQVGSFTTYGPLLVDDTAFTAGGLVQNNRGSLLTPDFAGARSSDTEAVRDRTTAAADALKRTKSLQAKTELPEFLGELASAQLVARSTLLIGALQLAVLAGAALLLVAHLLTERQEGERVLLTARGASRRRLGVLSAAESLLLALPAAVLAPLLTPALLRLLGGFGPLARVPMRPTGTWLLWPVAAGCALACVLLAALPAVLRGAAAAALRRTGRRQALVAGAARSGADLALLALAALAYQQLAQHGEDGLTAGTSAPGGRLGVDPVLVAAPTLALCAGTLLVLRLLPLAARLGGRIAARGRGLGPALVGWQLARRPGRATGPVLLLVLAVSSGVLALGQHTAWSASQRDQAEFATAGGLRISGSDLAAMGQGGRYAALPGGGAVIPVIRKPQELPGGRVAQVLALDAAGVAERVPLRADLRDGRGMGELFAPLSAPTASRATGIVLPGRPQRIDLDVELRVSGSDNGHAGLGLLLRDRFGLTYRAPMAQLPTGGATTVSVDLGALTGAPLGSAAAPLTLAGIAVSYVPGESGASDFAVPEPPDAGGELTVRRLSVADAPAGRAEPVPTPATAGAGGWTLTAPALTGGSPAAELLPGAQDGAELVRLRYRGGSKAAGGIQLALAPPGVQTIAEVPGIATRAYLAGVGAAVGDLVPVPLGGASVPVRITAAIGSLPVAGDTALAVDLDAVGRLLAAGGARELPAPTEWWLPAKSADDTAPARAAAELRAGAGVQQVRLRGEVAAGLLDDPLSAGPQSALAALAAACAVLAAIGFAASAAAGARERARDSAVLMALGASRRSLARTAAAESCLLVGLGSAVGVGLGAAIVHLVVPLVVLTPAARRPVPQVLVDLPGGMTLLLTAAVAAVPLLSAVLGGRRDRNVSNAAARLRHVEEM